The genomic DNA AGGGCACCCCGGCGCGCGTCACGTACGACCTCGTCGCCGAGCACTTCGGCCAGGGCTACAACGGGCCGCTGATCGTCACCGCGACCATCGTCGGTTCCGACGACCCGCTCGGGGTCATGGACGGCATGGCCGACGAGCTGCGGGACCTCCCCGGCGTGGCCAGCGTGCCGCTCGCGACGCCCAACGAGGACGCCGACACCGGCATCATCCAGGTCATCCCCGAGGGTGCTCCGGACAGCGAGGAGACCAAGCAGCTGGTCCGCGACATCCGCGCGCTCCAGCCGCACTTCGAGGACGAGTACGGGGTGGCCACCGCCGTCACCGGCTTCACCGCCGTCGGCATCGACATCTCCGACCGGCTGGGCGCGGCCCTGGTGCCCTTCGGGATCCTCGTCGTCGGCCTGTCCCTGGTGCTGCTGACGATGGTCTTCCGCTCGGTCTGGGTGCCGGTCAAGGCGACCGTCGGCTTCCTGCTGAGCGTGGGTGCGGCCTTCGGCGCCACCGCCATGGTCTTCGAGTACGGCTGGTTCGGCTCGGTCTTCAACGTCCACCAGACCTCTCCGGTGATCAGCTTCCTGCCGATCCTGCTGATGGGCATCCTCTTCGGGCTGGCCATGGACTACGAGGTCTTCCTCGTCTCCCGGATGCGCGAGGAGTACGTCCACGGGGTGAACGCTGCCTCTGAGGGGGGACGACCCCCCACACCCCCCGCAGGGGTTCCACTCGCTGGCGCTCGCGAAACCCGCGCCGGCGGCCCGTCCAAGGCGGTGGCCCGGGCGGCCGTGGAGAACGGGTTCGTCGCCTCGTCGCGCGTCGTCGTCGCGGCCGCGGTGATCATGCTGTCGGTGTTCGGCGGCTTCGTCCCCGACGGCGAGGGCCCGATCAAGACCATCGGCTTCGGGCTCGCGGTCGGCGTGTTCGTCGACGCGTTCATCGTGCGCATGACGCTCGTCCCCGCAGTGCTCACGCTGCTCGGCACGAAGGCCTGGTGGCTGCCGCGCTGGATCGACCGCCGCCTGCCGTCCTTCGACGTGGAGGGCGAGGGCCTGCACCACCAGGTCTCCCTGGCCGCCTGGCCGTCGGCCGACGACACCCACCTCGTGCTCGCCGACGGGCTCCGCGTCGGCGGCTGGGACGTCAGCACCGCCCTGCCCCCGGGGGAGGTGCTCGTGGTCGAGGGCCCGGCCGGCCCCGGCCGTAGCGCGCTGCTGCTCACGCTGTCCGGGCGCATGCGGCTGCCCGAGGCCGAGCCCGGCGAGCACGGCGGACACGTCTCCCGCGTCAAGGTCGCGGGGTTCGTGCTGCCCGAGCAGGCCGGCCGCGTCCGGCGGCGGACGGCGTACGTCGATCTCGCCGGGACGACCGACCTGCCCCGCGAGCTGGCCTCCGTGGCCCGCGCGAAGCCGGACGTGCTGTTCCTCGACCACGTCGAGGCGCTGACCGACCCGGGGGCCGACCCCGACGCCCGGGCCGCGCTGGCCCGGACGCTCGACGAGGTCGTCGCCGGTCGCACCACGGCGGCCGTCCTCGCGGTGACCGACCGCTCCGGGCTCGACACCCTCCTGCGCGGCCCCAGCCGCGTTCTGGACCTGCGCCCCCGCCCGGCGCTCGCCCAGGCCTGACTCCTCCCGCACGACCTCTGACAAGGGACTTCGCATGTTCTCGCTGGAACGCGCCGACGGCAGCCGCCGGGTCGGCCTCGCCTCGCTGATCGGGCTCCTGCTCGTGCCGCTGGTGCTGGCCGGCGGCTTCCTGGCCGCCACCTGGAAGTCGACCGACCGCCTCGACCGCGTCCAGGCGGCGGTCGTCAACCTCGACGAGCCGGTCAAGATCGACAAGCAGACGGTGCCGCTCGGGCGGCAGCTCGCAGGTGGGCTGGTCGACGGCAAGACGGGGGACGGCGACGGGGCCGAGCGGGCCGCGGACACGAACTTCTCGTGGGTCCTCACCGACGCCGACGACGCCCGCAGCGGTCTCGACTCCGGCCGCTACGCCGCGGTGGTCACCATCCCCAAGGACTTCTCGGCGCGCGCCACGTCGTACAGCGACCAGTCCGGCGACTCCGCCGAGCAGGCCGTGCTCGACGTCCAGACCTCGCCGGTCAGCGGCGTCACCGACCCCGTCGTCGGCCAGGCCATCGCGAGCACGGCGACGCGCGTGCTCAACAACACCCTGACCGAGCAGTACGTCCAGAACGTGTTCGTCGGCTTCAACGACACCAAGAAGCAGTTCAGCAAGGTCGCCGACGCCGCCGGCCAGCTCGACGACGGCACGAAGCAGCTCGCCGACGGGCTCGACCA from Microlunatus sagamiharensis includes the following:
- a CDS encoding efflux RND transporter permease subunit, which produces MSSFLYGLGRSSYRHRLRVVLIWLAVLAVLGGSSVAVSKGFDENFSLPGTESQTALDSLNRTFPQAGGTTAQVVVVPREGESVRSSAARKAIDASAERLRDVSQVDTVSGPFDEYAKGQVAGDDSAAIINVTFAVPAVDIGEATFDELAQQRAELQAALPGSEVSAGGDAYTGGTPGVSWVEGIGVLVALIVLWLTLGSLRAAGMPLLTALLGVGLTVALIFGATGFATVSSTTPLLALMLGLAVGIDYALFITSRHRDQLRDGMDPEESVARAVATAGSAVVFAGMTVMIALVGLSVAGIPFLSIMGVAAAVGVAIAVMIALTLLPALLGFLGDRLRPKAKEPRTSKARAKAAAEPQRRPRVGLGRRWVRLVTRAPVVTVVLVLVALGAMAYPAKDLRIALPSNGTAEEGTPARVTYDLVAEHFGQGYNGPLIVTATIVGSDDPLGVMDGMADELRDLPGVASVPLATPNEDADTGIIQVIPEGAPDSEETKQLVRDIRALQPHFEDEYGVATAVTGFTAVGIDISDRLGAALVPFGILVVGLSLVLLTMVFRSVWVPVKATVGFLLSVGAAFGATAMVFEYGWFGSVFNVHQTSPVISFLPILLMGILFGLAMDYEVFLVSRMREEYVHGVNAASEGGRPPTPPAGVPLAGARETRAGGPSKAVARAAVENGFVASSRVVVAAAVIMLSVFGGFVPDGEGPIKTIGFGLAVGVFVDAFIVRMTLVPAVLTLLGTKAWWLPRWIDRRLPSFDVEGEGLHHQVSLAAWPSADDTHLVLADGLRVGGWDVSTALPPGEVLVVEGPAGPGRSALLLTLSGRMRLPEAEPGEHGGHVSRVKVAGFVLPEQAGRVRRRTAYVDLAGTTDLPRELASVARAKPDVLFLDHVEALTDPGADPDARAALARTLDEVVAGRTTAAVLAVTDRSGLDTLLRGPSRVLDLRPRPALAQA